CCAACCTACCGGCCGTGCCGGCGGAGATGAGCCGTCGCAAGTTTGTGGGCGGCTGACCTTTACCTGCGTCTCGGCCTGATCGCCAACAATGGTGTACTTTCAAAAGCTGAGAAAAACCATGCTTACAATCCTTACCCCCGGCGCCTTCGACGCGCTGGCGAACGGCGTTGCTCCTATAGGTCTCCGCCTCGTGCAGGACAGCTCCATCGCCTCTCAGGAGGTATTGCGGATGCTGTCCGATCTCAATCGCGGCGTCGACGAGGAATTCAGTCCATCGGCCTGGCTGATCGTTGAGGATGGCGAGGTGGTCGGCCTGTGCTCGATCACCAGGCCGCCTGAGAACGGCGACGTGCATATAGGGTACGGCGTTGCGCCCTCGCGCGAGGGCCGCGGCTACACGACGGCAGCTATTTCAGAACTGCTGAGGTGGGCATGCGGCGATGCGCGGGTCAGAAACATTTCGGCCGAAACGGCTGGGGATAACATCGGCTCGCATCGCGTGCTCGAACGAAACGGGTTCGTTCAATCAGGAGAACGCGTCGATCCAGAAGATGGCCCACTGATCTGCTGGACGATCGCCACCACATAGGCCACAGAGAAGCGTCAGCGCCGTTCCCAGGACGATGCCACCCATCATTGCGTAGGCCATGGGTCCCCAGAAGATCTCGTGCGAGATCGGGATCAACGCCAGAGTTGCCGCCGCAGCGGTGAGCATGATCTGCCGCATACGGTGTTCGGTCGCCTCCACTGGCTGAGAGTCCGTTGAAGAACTTCCGTGTGCGCACTTGGCGGCACGGTTGAGGGTGCTGCGGTTTCCATGTAGCGCACCCTCCTTCACCCGGGCCAGCACCTGTTCACGGTCCTCGGCAAATACACCGTGATCTTTCGCGATTTATCGCTGACTGTCGAGGGATGGATCCCAAGAAAAGCGGACTGTCCCAATGGCGCGCCGTCAAAGCAGGCATCCGGACGCTGCTTGAGCGCTGGATACCTCGATTGCTGAAAGCGTCGCGGCAAGCAGCTTCAGGCGAATAGCGAATCGATGGCGCTGCCGTTCCTCGCGTATTCGATACTGACCGGTATTTTCGCGAACTATGCGGAAACAGCCGGCGGATTTTCTGCGCCAATCCTCAACCCGCAATTTTACTTGATAAAGCCTGGGTACTGCACTTCCTCGCGATTCACGCCTTTCGTATCCAACCGAACCGGAGTGGGCTCCGGCACGTCCGTCATGTACCGATGTGCTACAAGCCAGTCGCGTAGGATGGTCTCAACCGCGGCGGCACGACCGGCAGATGGCGGTATAAGGTCCGGGTCGGTCATGTAGGCCGCCAGTCCGGCTTCGATTTCGTCTGCAAGAAGTGGGAAATCTGCTGAATCGGACATGGTAGGCTCCTCAGGGCTTTAGCAAAGATAACGAGCTTTTACGGCGCCGGTTCCATGTGCCGGGAACTTGATCGAAAGGCATGAGCAACTCTGTCATCGCAATTTGTTCTCGCAGGTTTTTGCCGTCGAGCAACAACGCCGGCAAGCTGATCAGCTACGACAGGAACAAGTACGGCTGTGGCCGCGAAGAGGTTATGCGGCGCGCGATAGACGACAGAAGACGTGGCGCCAATCGATGGTAGAGTTTGTGGGCGGCTGACCTTTACCTGCGTCTCGGCCTGATCGCCAACAATGGTGTACTTTCAAAAGCTGAGAAAAACCATGCTTACAATCCTTACCCCCGGCGCCTTCGACGCGCTGGCGAACGGCGTTGCTCCTATAGGTCTCCGCCTCGTGCAGGACAGCTCCATCGCCTCTCAGGAGGTATTGCGGATGCTGTCCGATCTCAATCGCGGCGTCGACGAGGAATTCAGTCCATCGGCCTGGCTGATCGTTGAGGATGGCGAGGTGGTCGGCCTGTGCTCGATCACCAGGCCGCCTGAGAACGGCGACGTGCATATAGGGTACGCCTGCGGGCGCGGGAAGCCGGCCAGCCCCTCTGGAAGTGGGCGGCTGCGGTCGCGGCAGCGATGAGGTTCGACGATGGCGTTGCTGCGATGGGCGGGCGGCACGGGACAACTGCGCCGATAGTCTCGCGAGATGGAAGTTCAGGCTCGGAGATAATTGGGCGGTCATCAAAATTGGCAGGCATTGGGGAGGCGCGCTGGAACATTCAACGGTCAGTTCCGCTTCACGGCCCGAGCGGCTTGCACAAGCGCGCCAACGGACTCGGCAACATGCTTATGCCATCTCTAGCTCGGCAACCTTTGCCTCTGCCTCCTTCAGTGACGACTTTCGCTGCTCGGAACTCACGTTGACCCCATCGGCAGCGATAACCTCAGGATGGGCGATACCGATGAAAGCCAGGACACTTTTCAGATAGCTGAGCGTGTGCTCGAAGTTCTCGGCTGGGGAGCCCGGCCCGTAGAAGCCGCCGCGCGCCAACGCTATGATGACACGCTTGTTGACCACCAAGCCTTCGGGTCCCTTTTCGGTGTAACGGAACGTCTTGCCGGGGACCGCGATGCGATCAATCCACGCCTTCAGTTGGCTCGGCACGCTAAAATTATACTGGGCGACGCCGAGAACGACGGTGTCGGCCCTCAGAAACTCTTCGAGAACAGCTTTGCCAACAGCAAGGTCGGCCCGAAGTGCGGGATCGTGGGGCGCCTCCAGGCCTCCCCTGACCACGGCTACGTAGCCGCCCGTGAGGTGCGGGATCGGCTGGGCTGCGAGGTCGCGATACACCACGTCAACGGCAGGATCGAGATTCTTGAGCCGTGCGACCACCGCCGCCGAAAGCGCTCGACTGACGGAGTTTCCGCCGAGGATGCTGGAATCGAGATGCAGAATGGTCGGCATCGATGAACCTCATAAATGAAATCAGGGATGAAATGAATGAGAGGGAGGTCTCAATCAAATCAATAGAACTTAAACGTCAATACGACGAAGTAGTCAATATGAAAATTCACCCGTCGGTTCGGAGGTGGAAATATGGTTGCCCGCCCCTAAAATACCGCGATTTCGCGACTCCCCTTTTAGACGGCTCGTCCTGCTGTCAGGCTTCTCGGGATGGTGACTGATCGAGTGGATGGCACCCACGCGAGAGCGCAATTGAACCATATAGTCAAAACGACTATATGGTCATATCAAGTAGGGGTTTGGCGGAGCAGGTTGCCGAATGGCAAAGATAGATTTGGAGCGCCGGGCGAAGATCGGGCGCGAAAGGCGAGCGAGGACGCACGCGCAGATCGTCGAAGCGGGGACGGTGTTGCTCGCGCAAGCGCCCGCCAAAGCCCTCACGGTGGATGCTGTTGCCGAGGCAGCCGGCCTCGCCAAGGGCACTTTCTATTATCACTTCCAGAACATCGAAGAGTTGGTTTCTGCGGTATGTGCTCAACTCGGCCAGAGTTTCGGCGACGTGCTGGCGCCTGCCCGGACCGAGATGAGAGACCCTATCGCGCGCCTGTCCTTCGCCTTCACGCAATCCCTGGAAAAAGCGATTTCAGACACGGGTTGGGCGCGGTTGGTAGTTCAGACCTCGCAAACCCGCAGTGAGTTCGGCCGCAGTATTCGCGACAATCTCAAAAACGAGATTACCGAGGCAATTGCCCAGGGGCGAGTGACGGTGCAGGATCCGGAACTGGCTACGGACATCCTCGTGGGCATTTGGCTGCAGGTGACCCGTGGCATTCTCGAGCGAGTCGCCCCACCTGAATTGTCCAGCCAGGCTCTGGAGGCGGCACTTCGGGCCATCGGGAGTGCCCGACCAAAGAGCCGGAGTCCCTAAGGGGCTCTAGCGAAACTTGCGTATCGGCATGATAGCATGCTTATGCCACCCAGTAGTGTGCCTGCTCGTCGCAAGGCAGTCTGAAAACGCCGCACTGTATATGCGCTTAGTTCGTCGCGCTTCGCGAGGAATCGTCCTGCGTGGGGGGGAGTGGTAAGCGCGCAACCACAGACTTGGCCTCCTCAGCTTCGAGGCCGATCGCGCGCAGAATCGCGCTGATGGCCGCGTCACGGTCGATTGAGGACAGCCTTCCCTCGCCGAGCGCGCGCAAGATCTGGAGCATGATCCCGACGACAATCTCCAGTTTCAGCTCCGCAGACACTCCGTCGTCGGGTAATGCCTCGGAGAACTGCTGCAGGTCCTCGAAGAGGCGGCGGCGCGCAATCTCGCCACCCTTCGGAGCTGCCGCCGCCAGTCTTGCGACAACACTAGCCCATAGAGGGTCGTTGAGAGCCTTGTCGATGAATGAATAGCATCCGAAGGCTATCTTTAAAGCAGGGTCGGCGAGGGAGCCTCGGCCCGGCTGCAGCAGTTCGTCGAAGGACTGCACCAGTTCCTCCCCGACTGCTGCGGTCACTGCCTCCAGGCTGTCGAAATGAACATAGAAGGTTCCCTTGGCGACGCCGGCCTCCTTGACGACGTCATCCACCGTGACAGATTCCACCGCCTGCCTGGCGAACAGCGAATTGGCGGCCGCAACAAGCTGCGCACGCGTTCTCGCGCGCTTTTCGCGCCCAATTTCGGCGCGTCGGATCGGATTGATGTTGGCCATGGTGCAGACAATCTGAAATTTTTTCAGACAAATAGGTCATATTGACCAGATTGTCTAGTTATCATGCTGCTCTAAGGCTCGCATTGCATTGTCGGCGTGGTCTACGCGACGTGCGACGCAGCCGTCATAGAAGCGACCCGCAAACGCGCGGGGAGATATCATTCCTCGATTCCTTGCCCGGCGCTGGATCAAGCGGACGCGAGTGCTTTATTCGCACATAGCGCAATTCTCATATTGACGTTAATGTCGAAATGACGTATTGGTCAAATCGAAGGTCAGTTTCGGTTATGCGTAGGCCTTCGCATCGCCAAACTCTTACAACCTCGATCCTTTCGAGCGGAGGCTTTCATGCGCCCGTCGTCCGGTCAGTTTCTTTGTGTCTGTATTGCTAGCCTCTGTCTCTCTGGCAGTTGCGAGGTCCTCGGACTCGCAATCGTGACCGTGCTGGCGCTGGCCTCCTATGCCTCCGCCAACCACTTTCGGGAGACGGGTGAGCCGGTGACAGATCCAGGTCCACTCGCGGCGCCTGCTCTCGCACGGCTGCACTGAGGGAGACACCCATGCCGGAGACCCCAACCTCTCTCCTTGAGCGCCCTCGTCGATCGGATGCCCCAATGCACCCCGCGCCGAGTGAGAACAAGCGCGACTATGTAGACAGAATGCTGCTTGCCGCATTGCAGGAAGCGCAAGTGACGGCACGCGCCTATGATACTAAGGCGCAGATCGTTGGTGCCGGCTACATCCTGGCACTCAATCTAGTGCTGCATTTCGGTGATCTCCTGCCGACGCGTGCACCGCTTGGCCCGCTGTTCTTCGCCGTGGTCTGGGGTGTTGTCATCCTGCCCGTCCTGCAGTTCGGGCAAGTGCTCTATCCAAGCCGAACTCGCGCAGAGAAGGACCTGATTGCAAAAACGTCCGGTGCTTGCGAGGAGCAGGTCTACTATGTCGAACCCGACAAATTTGCCGATCTCAAAGACTTCGTGCGAGACGCACGGAAGTCCGACTGGACCACGGTGCTCGGCGCCGAGTTGCTCAAAACATCTCGCGTCAGGATCATCAAGCAGCTGCGCTTCCGGCGGGGTCTGATGATGGCCGTTGTGTCTTTCATCGTTGTCGGAGGCGAGCAATTTATTCGAAGTCTTTCCATCGCCTGACAAGCGCTGACGGCGACGCGGCAGTGTCTAAGGCAGGACGATTGCCGGCGACCGGGAGGTTCTTCGGTTTCGACACGCAAGGCTTGCTTTTCTACAACCCACGGCTCTCCGAAGGAGAAACCCTATGCGGCCATAGAGGTACACCGAGATCGGCATCCCAGCTGAAACTATGAACGCTGCAAAAGTCCATTTAGGGCCAGGTCGAAGTGCGCCTCGATGAAGGCGGGCCCATCGATCGGCTTTCGATCCGCAAACATCAGGCGCCACACGGCAACATGAAGGATCGAACTGGCGACGACGTCGGGAAACCTTGCCGCGGCCCCCTCGCGGAACTCTCCCGATGCCACGCCTTCCTCGACCAACCTACGGACGGCAGCAATCAAAGGGGCGATAAACTCGTCGTGGTGTCGGTCCACAATGTCGGGGAAGCGCGTCCCCTCGGACAAAGACAAGCGCAGGAGTTCTCTTGTTTTGCGGTCGTCGGCGATCTTTTCGTATGCCAAGAGCAGGAGGGCCCGCAACCGGTCCGCCGCCGAGCCTTCGAGTGTGCCGACAGAAGCCAGCAAGTGCGCGAACGGCGTCGAGATGTGGCGGAACATTTCCTCGAAGAGAACGTCTTTCGTCGGGAAATAGAGATAGACGGTTCCCTTCGTCACCCCGAGACGGGCGGCAACGTCTTCCACCCGGGTAGCCGCGTATCCATTGACGGAGAATTCCTCGAACGCAGCCTCCAGGATCTCCTGAGGGCGCTTGGCCTTTTGTTCCGCCCGCGAGGTCTTCTTTTCGGTCTTAGTCATCACACTTCCATTTCCTGCTGGATTGGACCGGTCGTTCGAATCGCTTGGTTGCAAGCAAGCCTAGCAGGTTAGCCCGGGTTCACGGACCCCGCCGTGTACCCG
Above is a genomic segment from Ensifer canadensis containing:
- a CDS encoding GNAT family N-acetyltransferase; amino-acid sequence: MLTILTPGAFDALANGVAPIGLRLVQDSSIASQEVLRMLSDLNRGVDEEFSPSAWLIVEDGEVVGLCSITRPPENGDVHIGYGVAPSREGRGYTTAAISELLRWACGDARVRNISAETAGDNIGSHRVLERNGFVQSGERVDPEDGPLICWTIATT
- a CDS encoding TetR/AcrR family transcriptional regulator; its protein translation is MTKTEKKTSRAEQKAKRPQEILEAAFEEFSVNGYAATRVEDVAARLGVTKGTVYLYFPTKDVLFEEMFRHISTPFAHLLASVGTLEGSAADRLRALLLLAYEKIADDRKTRELLRLSLSEGTRFPDIVDRHHDEFIAPLIAAVRRLVEEGVASGEFREGAAARFPDVVASSILHVAVWRLMFADRKPIDGPAFIEAHFDLALNGLLQRS
- a CDS encoding FMN-dependent NADH-azoreductase encodes the protein MPTILHLDSSILGGNSVSRALSAAVVARLKNLDPAVDVVYRDLAAQPIPHLTGGYVAVVRGGLEAPHDPALRADLAVGKAVLEEFLRADTVVLGVAQYNFSVPSQLKAWIDRIAVPGKTFRYTEKGPEGLVVNKRVIIALARGGFYGPGSPAENFEHTLSYLKSVLAFIGIAHPEVIAADGVNVSSEQRKSSLKEAEAKVAELEMA
- a CDS encoding TetR/AcrR family transcriptional regulator translates to MAKIDLERRAKIGRERRARTHAQIVEAGTVLLAQAPAKALTVDAVAEAAGLAKGTFYYHFQNIEELVSAVCAQLGQSFGDVLAPARTEMRDPIARLSFAFTQSLEKAISDTGWARLVVQTSQTRSEFGRSIRDNLKNEITEAIAQGRVTVQDPELATDILVGIWLQVTRGILERVAPPELSSQALEAALRAIGSARPKSRSP
- a CDS encoding TetR/AcrR family transcriptional regulator; the protein is MANINPIRRAEIGREKRARTRAQLVAAANSLFARQAVESVTVDDVVKEAGVAKGTFYVHFDSLEAVTAAVGEELVQSFDELLQPGRGSLADPALKIAFGCYSFIDKALNDPLWASVVARLAAAAPKGGEIARRRLFEDLQQFSEALPDDGVSAELKLEIVVGIMLQILRALGEGRLSSIDRDAAISAILRAIGLEAEEAKSVVARLPLPPTQDDSSRSATN
- a CDS encoding malate:quinone oxidoreductase translates to MHPAPSENKRDYVDRMLLAALQEAQVTARAYDTKAQIVGAGYILALNLVLHFGDLLPTRAPLGPLFFAVVWGVVILPVLQFGQVLYPSRTRAEKDLIAKTSGACEEQVYYVEPDKFADLKDFVRDARKSDWTTVLGAELLKTSRVRIIKQLRFRRGLMMAVVSFIVVGGEQFIRSLSIA